The Chryseobacterium oranimense genome contains the following window.
ACGCTTTTGACGGTCAGCCGTGCTGTGCCAGCAATACCTTGCTCACGGAAATTCTCCGGGGAAAATGGAAGTATGACGGAATGGTGGTTTCAGACTGCTGGGCACTGGCCGATTTCTATCAGAAAAAATACCATGGCACCCATCCTGATGAAAAAACAACTGCCGCAGATGCCCTGAAACACTCCACAGATCTGGAATGCGGAGATACTTATAACAATCTTACCAAATCTCTGGCGGGCGGGCTGATTACAGAAAAGGATATTGATCTATCAATGCGCAGGATTCTGAAAGGATGGTTTGAACTCGGAATGCTTGATCCGAAATCTTCCGTTCACTGGAATACAATTCCCTACGATGTTGTGGATTCTGAGGAACATAAAAAACAGGCACTGAAAATGGCACTGAAATCAATTGTGCTGATGAAAAACGAAAAAAATGTGCTGCCGCTCAGCAGAAATATCAAAAAAATTGCCGTTGTAGGCCCCAATGCGGATGACAGGCTGATGCAGCTGGGAAACTATAACGGAACGCCTTCTTCAATCGTAACAATTTTAGACGGAATCAAAACCAGGTTCCCGAATGCTGAAATCATTTACGAAAAAGGAAGCGAAGTAACAGACGCTTCTTCCAGAACTTCACTCTTCCGGAATTTTATCAGCCAGAAAAACGGGATCAAAGGAATGAAAGTGGAGTTTTTCAATAACAATGAATTCAAAGGTGAGCCAGCAAATACCTCAGTGAATGCATCCTCAATCAGCTACAGCAGCTTCGGCGGGACCCAGCTTGCACCCCATGTAGGAAGAGAAAATACATCAGCAGTCATTTCAGGAATTTTCAAAAGCACTTATACGGGAGAGGTCATATTTTCTGCGTCCACTTCTGATGTCTATACACTTTTTGTGGACGGGAAAGAAATAGCAACAAGAAAAGGTCCTGACGCAAGACATCCTTCAGAATTTCCCGTAAAAATGGAGAAAGGAAAAGAATATCATATCGAACTCCGTCATACACAAAAAGGAAAATATGTAAGCATCAGCTTTGAAGTCTACAGAAAAGACCCGGTTAATTTTGCCGCGGTAAGAGAAAGGGTGAAAAATGCGGACGCCATCGTCTTTGCTGGAGGCCTTTCTCCAAGTCTCGAAGGTGAGGAGATGATGGTAAACGCAGAAGGTTTCAGAGGAGGTGATAAAACTTCGATAGCCCTTCCTGGGGTACAGCGCAACCTTTTAGCAGAACTCAGAAAAACGGGAAAACCTGTTGTTTTTGTTCTGTGCACCGGAAGTGCTTTGGGGCTGGCACAGGATGAAAAGAATTATGATGCTCTGGTCAATGCCTGGTATGGCGGGCAATCCGGAGGAACCGCTGTAGCAGATGTTTTGGCAGGGGATTATAACCCTTCCGGAAAACTACCCATTACCTTTTACACGAACCTTGAACAGCTGGACAATTCCCTGTCGAAGACAAGTAAACATCAGGGATTTGAAAATTATGATATGCAGGGGCGAACCTATCGTTATATGACAGAAAAGCCGCTCTATCCATTCGGACATGGTTTAAGCTACTCAAAATTTATGTATGGAAATGCAAAGCTGAGTAAAAATACAATCAGTATCACCGAAAATGTGACAATCACAATTCCGGTTACCAATATTTCTGATAAAGACGGCGAAGAAGTTGTGCAGGTGTATATTAAAAGAAATAATGATTCCCAGGCCCCGGTAAAAACTTTAAGAGCTTTTGAAAGGACTTTGATTATATCTAAAGAAACAAAAAATATCCGGCTGACCCTTTCCAGAGATTCATTTGCATTCTATGATGAAAAAGCAGATGATCTGGTTTCAAAACCTGGAGAGTACACGATTCTCTACGGGGGAACATCTGATGATGCCGGCCTAAAAACGATTCCGTTACAAGTAAAATAACAAGATAAATTCAGGATAAAATTTCAGGCCGTACTTTCAAAAACAAGATCTATGTCAACAAAAAATACAATATTTTCCATTACAATGTCGCTGGGCTGCACATTATTTTCTGCTCAGCATACTACGGTCCGCACCTATAATCTGGACCTGAAAGAAAACCCAGCTCCTGTTACAATACAGCCAACCATGTACGGGATTTTCTTTGAAGATATCAATTTTGCAGCAGACGGAGGACTATATGCTGAACTGATTAAAAACCGGAGTTTTGAATTTGATGAACCTTTTACAGGATGGAAACAGCCCAATACAAAAACGCTTTCCCCCAATCTGGATTCCGGGTTTCTGACCATTTATACGGATCATTCCAAGAGCAATAAAAATTATGCAAGAATTACCGTTTTAAACAATAAAAATTACCTTCTGGAAAACGAGGGTTTCAGAGGAATTGGTATTCACGAAGGGGCAAAATATGATTTCAGTTTTGATCTGGAAAATGTCTCCGGAAATATCGCTGCTGTAAACGCACGCCTTGTTGATGAAAGCGGAAAAGAAATCGCTTCAGTCTCCACAATCATAAAACAGAAAGGATGGCAGAAATACAATACTGTTTTACAAACCCCGCGAACAGTTGAAAAAGCAAAACTGCAGATTACCTTTACAGGAAACGGAATTGTGAATATGGATATGATTTCACTTTTCCCTCAGGACACCTGGAAAAACAGAAAAGGCGGATTACGCAGGGATCTGGTACAAAAATTAGATGATTTACAGCCAGGATTTCTGCGGTTTCCGGGAGGATGTATTGTAGAAGGAAGAACATTGGCAGAAAGGTACCAGTGGAAAAAAACAGTGGGAAATGTAGCAGACCGGGAATATCTCATCAATAAATGGAGTACAGGATTTCCGCACCGTCTTACACCCGATTACGGACAATCTTTTGGGTTAGGATTTTTTGAATATTTTCAGCTTTCCGAAGAGTTGGGCGCAGAGCCTGTTCCTATTCTGAGCTGCGGAATGGCATGTCAGTTCAATACGGCAGAACTCGTCAAAATGGAAGATCTGGATCCGTATGTTCAGGATGCGCTGGATCTTATAGAATTTGCTAACGGAGATTCCGGAACCACAAAATGGGGGAAGCTTCGCGCTGATATGGGGCATGCAAAACCTTTTAATTTAAAACTGATCGGGGTAGGGAATGAGCAGTGGGGACCAGATTATATTGAACGTTATAAAGTGTTTGAAAAAGCGATCCATGCAAAATATCCCGGCATTAAGATCATCTCAGGAAGCGGACCATCACCTGACGGCGAATTCTTCGAATATGGCTGGAAAGAGCTGAAACAGCTTAACGCACAGATTGTTGATGAGCATTACTACAATTCACCCGACTGGTTTATGAGAAATGCCGGAAGATATGATCACTATGACCGTTCCGGGCCAAAAGTTTTTGCGGGAGAATATGCAGCCCAGTCTGTAGGGGTGGTGAAGCCTGATAATAAAAATAACTGGCTCACAGCACTTTCAGAAGCCGCTTTCATGACCGGGCTTGAAAGAAATGCAGAAGTCGTTCACATGACTTCTTATGCACCGCTTTTTGCCCATACGGATGGCTGGCAATGGACTCCTGACCTTATCTGGTTTAATAATCTGAAATCTTACGCCACTCCTAATTATTATGTTCAGAAGTTATTCTCCAACAATAAAGGAACAGATTTACTTAAAGTTGAAAATGAAGGAAAAGCCCTGTCAGGACAGGAAAATTTATATGCTACGGCAGTAAAGGATACAAAGAAAAATGAAATCATTATTAAAATAGTCAATACTGATGCGCAGGCTAAAAAAATCAATATTAATCCTATCAACCTCAAAGTAGGCAAAAAGTTGAACCGGATAGATCTTTCTGCACCAGCGCTTTCCAGTGAAAATAATTTCAATACTGAATCTGTGATGCCTAAAGAAGAGACTTCCTTATTAAAAAATGGGAAAATCTCAGCGGAAATTCCCGCTAATTCCTTAGTCGTTTTAAAGCTTGAATTAATTTAATGTATTGAAATTAAAACTGTTGTAAAAAATAAGTGTATTTTTTACATTTATTTGAAATAGAATCTTATATTTGTTTTTATCTCATCAGGAGAAATTAAATCTCATCATCAAAAACGTTTTACCACCATGAAAAAATACGTTATCGGGCTGGACTATGGTACAGATTCCGTGCGGGCCGTGCTTATCGATACAGAAAACGGTTCCGAAATAACTTCTTCAGTCAGTTATTACCAGAGATGGAAAGAAGGCAAATACTGTGATCCTTCTGCCAACAGCTTCAGACAGCATCCTTCAGATCATATTGAAGGGTTGGAAAAGACTATTTCAGAAGTAGTAAGAGAAAGCGGAATTCCACCTGAACAGATCGTTAGTATTTGTATTGACACCACAGGCTCCTCACCGCTTCCGGTAACAACTGAAGGAAAAGCATTAGCTCTTGTTCCCGGATTTGAAGAGAATCCCAATGCAATGATGGTTTTATGGAAAGATCATACTGCTATCCGGGAGGCTGAAGAAATCAATACCCTTGCCAAAACCTGGGGTGGGGAAGATTATACTAAATATGAAGGAGGTATTTACTCATCAGAATGGTTTTGGGCCAAAATACTGCACATCAGCAGAGTAGACGAAGCGGTGAAAAATGCTGCTTACACCTGGATGGAGCATTGTGATTTTATGACCTTTTTTTTATCTGATCATCAGGATGTGGCTGATTTTAAAAGAAGTCGTTGTGCAGCAGGCCATAAAGCAATGTGGCACGAATCATGGGGCGGTCTGCCTTCAGAAGAATTTCTCAACAGACTTGATCCTTCGCTGGGAAAACTTAGAGAAAGATTATATAAAGAAACATTTACTTCAGACGAAATAGCAGGACATCTGAACGAAGAATGGGCAGCAAAAACCGGCCTTACCACCAATACTGTTATTACAGTAGGAACATTCGACGCCCACTCAGGAGCTGTAGGAGCAAAAGTGGAGGAAAATACGCTGATCAGGATTATGGGAACCTCAACGTGTGATATCATGGTAGCTTCAGGAGAAACGATCGGAGACACAACCGTAAAAGGAATATGCGGACAGGTTGACGGCTCCGTAATTCCCGGATTAATAGGGCTGGAAGCGGGACAGTCTGCATTTGGAGATGTGCTGGCATGGTATAAAGATATTCTGATGTGGCCGGTTCATCAGATTATGATGCAGTCCGAAAGCATTTCAGAAGAGCAGAAGACAAAGCTGGCCAGTGAAATGGAGCATGAACTCATCAGAAAACTAACTCTTGAAGCCGAAAAAATTCCACATGCTGACACTGTGCCTGTTGCATTAGACTGGGTGAACGGAAGAAGAACACCAGACGCAGATCAGGAACTTAAAGCAGCCATCAGTCAGCTTTCCCTGGGAACCAAGGCACCCCATATTTTCAAGGCTTTAGTCAATGCCATTTGTTTCGGAGCTAAAAAAATCGTGGACCGTTTTGAAGATGAAGGTCTGAAAATCAATAAAGTAATTGGAATCGGTGGAGTAGCAAGAAAATCACCGTTTATCATGCAGACACTCGCTAATGTTCTGGATATGCCGATTGTGGTTGCCGCTTCGGACCAGACTCCCGCGTTAGGGGCTGCTGTTTATGCAGCTGTATCAGCAGGAATTTATCCGACCATACAGGAAGCAAGCATGAAAATGGGTTCCGCATTTGAAGCGGAATACCAGCCGAAAGCGGAAGAAGTACAGCATTACAGAGAATTAATGCAGCAATACCAGAAGCTCGCTGATTTTGTAGAATACAATACCAAGCTGAAAAACAACAGGAAAGAACTTCAGAACTCCTGAATATTAACCTTTTGAATGATACTCAAAATGAATACCTATAAAGAACTCCAAAGAGAATGTTATGAAGCGAATATGCAGCTGGATGCGCTGAAGCTGGTGGTCTATACCTTCGGAAATGTAAGTGCTGTAGACCGTGATAAAGGTGTTTTTGCCATTAAACCAAGCGGTGTTCCTTATGACATTTTAAAGCCGGAAGATATGGTGATTCTGGACTTTGATGCCAATGTAATTCAAGGCCGGCTCAGACCTTCTTCCGATACTAAAACCCATGCATATCTGTACAAAAACTGGGAAAATATCGGTGGTATTTCCCATACTCATGCCATTTATTCTGTGGCGTGGGCACAGGCACAGATGGATATTCCTGTTTTCGGAACCACCCATGCAGATCATCTTACGACAGATATTCCCTGTGCTCCCCCCATGCGAGATGAGCTGATTCAGGGAAATTATGAGTACAACACAGGAATACAGATTCTGGAATGCTTTACAGAAAAAAAACTCTCTCCGGAAGAAGTGGAAATGGTTCTTATTGGCAATCATGGCCCCTTCACATGGGGGAAAAATGCTGAAAAAGCAGTATACAACAGCAAAGTACTGGAAACCATTGCCGAAATGGCATATCTCACAAGACAGATCAATCCGGACGCAGAACGTTTGAAAGAGGCGCTCATCAAAAAGCACTATGAACGCAAGCACGGTAAGAATGCTTACTACGGACAATAATTAAACACTGAAAATAAATAACTATTAACGATCAATAAAAATATGTTAACACCTCTCAATACCAAAGAAGTCTGGTTTATCACAGGAAGTCAGCATTTATACGGACCTGAAACACTCGCTCAGGTAGCAGAACACAGCCGGAAAATTGTAGAAGAACTTGAAAAATCAGCCTTTATCCCGGTAAAAGTCATCTTAAAACCAACCGTAAAAACTACCGAAGAGATATTTGAAACCATAGCAGCCGCTAATCATGCAGAAAGCTGCATAGGAGTGATTACCTGGATGCATACCTTCTCACCGGCCAAAATGTGGATCAGAGGATTGAAAATTTTACAAAAACCTCTTCTGCACCTGCATACCCAATTCAACAGAGACATCCCATGGTCTACGATGGATATGGATTTTATGAATCTTAATCAGGCCGCTCATGGTGACCGTGAATTTGGATTTATGGTAAGCAGGCTCCGAAAGAGCAGAAAAGTAGTCGTGGGCCACTGGTCGGAAGAAAGAGTTCAGAAACAGATTGGCGACTGGAGCCGTGTTGCTGCCGGATGGGATGACTGGCAGGGAGCAAAATTTGCTCGATTCGGGGATAACATGAGATTTGTAGCCGTTACAGACGGAGATAAAGTGGAAGCTGAAACACAGTTCGGTTTCTCAGTCAATACCTGGGGAATCGGTGATCTTGTCGGAGTCATTAATTCAATAGGTGAAGGGGAAATAAAAAG
Protein-coding sequences here:
- a CDS encoding glycoside hydrolase family 3 C-terminal domain-containing protein; protein product: MKRIVLTLCATLAAHLLLAQSHYKYPFRNPDLPVNERIENLLTLLTAEEKIGMMMDNSQAVPRLQIPAYGWWNEALHGVARAGIATVFPQAIGMAATWDVAEHFKTFEMISDEARAKYNRSFDEAQKTGRYEGLTFWTPNINIFRDPRWGRGQETYGEDPYLTSVLGVAAVKGLQGNDPKYFKTHACAKHFAVHSGPEWNRHSYNAEISKRDLYETYLPAFKALVLEGNVREVMCAYNAFDGQPCCASNTLLTEILRGKWKYDGMVVSDCWALADFYQKKYHGTHPDEKTTAADALKHSTDLECGDTYNNLTKSLAGGLITEKDIDLSMRRILKGWFELGMLDPKSSVHWNTIPYDVVDSEEHKKQALKMALKSIVLMKNEKNVLPLSRNIKKIAVVGPNADDRLMQLGNYNGTPSSIVTILDGIKTRFPNAEIIYEKGSEVTDASSRTSLFRNFISQKNGIKGMKVEFFNNNEFKGEPANTSVNASSISYSSFGGTQLAPHVGRENTSAVISGIFKSTYTGEVIFSASTSDVYTLFVDGKEIATRKGPDARHPSEFPVKMEKGKEYHIELRHTQKGKYVSISFEVYRKDPVNFAAVRERVKNADAIVFAGGLSPSLEGEEMMVNAEGFRGGDKTSIALPGVQRNLLAELRKTGKPVVFVLCTGSALGLAQDEKNYDALVNAWYGGQSGGTAVADVLAGDYNPSGKLPITFYTNLEQLDNSLSKTSKHQGFENYDMQGRTYRYMTEKPLYPFGHGLSYSKFMYGNAKLSKNTISITENVTITIPVTNISDKDGEEVVQVYIKRNNDSQAPVKTLRAFERTLIISKETKNIRLTLSRDSFAFYDEKADDLVSKPGEYTILYGGTSDDAGLKTIPLQVK
- a CDS encoding alpha-L-arabinofuranosidase C-terminal domain-containing protein; this encodes MSTKNTIFSITMSLGCTLFSAQHTTVRTYNLDLKENPAPVTIQPTMYGIFFEDINFAADGGLYAELIKNRSFEFDEPFTGWKQPNTKTLSPNLDSGFLTIYTDHSKSNKNYARITVLNNKNYLLENEGFRGIGIHEGAKYDFSFDLENVSGNIAAVNARLVDESGKEIASVSTIIKQKGWQKYNTVLQTPRTVEKAKLQITFTGNGIVNMDMISLFPQDTWKNRKGGLRRDLVQKLDDLQPGFLRFPGGCIVEGRTLAERYQWKKTVGNVADREYLINKWSTGFPHRLTPDYGQSFGLGFFEYFQLSEELGAEPVPILSCGMACQFNTAELVKMEDLDPYVQDALDLIEFANGDSGTTKWGKLRADMGHAKPFNLKLIGVGNEQWGPDYIERYKVFEKAIHAKYPGIKIISGSGPSPDGEFFEYGWKELKQLNAQIVDEHYYNSPDWFMRNAGRYDHYDRSGPKVFAGEYAAQSVGVVKPDNKNNWLTALSEAAFMTGLERNAEVVHMTSYAPLFAHTDGWQWTPDLIWFNNLKSYATPNYYVQKLFSNNKGTDLLKVENEGKALSGQENLYATAVKDTKKNEIIIKIVNTDAQAKKININPINLKVGKKLNRIDLSAPALSSENNFNTESVMPKEETSLLKNGKISAEIPANSLVVLKLELI
- a CDS encoding ribulokinase, with translation MKKYVIGLDYGTDSVRAVLIDTENGSEITSSVSYYQRWKEGKYCDPSANSFRQHPSDHIEGLEKTISEVVRESGIPPEQIVSICIDTTGSSPLPVTTEGKALALVPGFEENPNAMMVLWKDHTAIREAEEINTLAKTWGGEDYTKYEGGIYSSEWFWAKILHISRVDEAVKNAAYTWMEHCDFMTFFLSDHQDVADFKRSRCAAGHKAMWHESWGGLPSEEFLNRLDPSLGKLRERLYKETFTSDEIAGHLNEEWAAKTGLTTNTVITVGTFDAHSGAVGAKVEENTLIRIMGTSTCDIMVASGETIGDTTVKGICGQVDGSVIPGLIGLEAGQSAFGDVLAWYKDILMWPVHQIMMQSESISEEQKTKLASEMEHELIRKLTLEAEKIPHADTVPVALDWVNGRRTPDADQELKAAISQLSLGTKAPHIFKALVNAICFGAKKIVDRFEDEGLKINKVIGIGGVARKSPFIMQTLANVLDMPIVVAASDQTPALGAAVYAAVSAGIYPTIQEASMKMGSAFEAEYQPKAEEVQHYRELMQQYQKLADFVEYNTKLKNNRKELQNS
- a CDS encoding L-ribulose-5-phosphate 4-epimerase, which gives rise to MNTYKELQRECYEANMQLDALKLVVYTFGNVSAVDRDKGVFAIKPSGVPYDILKPEDMVILDFDANVIQGRLRPSSDTKTHAYLYKNWENIGGISHTHAIYSVAWAQAQMDIPVFGTTHADHLTTDIPCAPPMRDELIQGNYEYNTGIQILECFTEKKLSPEEVEMVLIGNHGPFTWGKNAEKAVYNSKVLETIAEMAYLTRQINPDAERLKEALIKKHYERKHGKNAYYGQ